A genomic stretch from Actinomycetota bacterium includes:
- a CDS encoding methionine synthase — protein sequence MGNWKPSMMATAIGSLPYTDPQEACGMTLRYLREAPAWPQLPRRDFRENMYAQYSEGLPGVVVDTERRKVFCDTSGDLLPGIEEVYRAYLEGDLDPFRVSEEYAAGLYAMAEMLKREGKVYPLLKGQVTGPISFGLTVMDENNRPILYNDELAGAMVKLLNLKARWMESFLRETGASEEVLIFFDEPYLVSVGSALVSVGPERVVDSLRQCAEGLTCLTGTHCCGNTDWSLLFQAGLRVVNFDAYSYMESLALYPGEVAAFLEGGGVLAWGLAVNNQEIDGEDGESLARRFEAGVGLLVSRGVPRDLLLERAMFTPACGLDGVTPAQAERAYSLTAQLSERLRG from the coding sequence ATGGGAAACTGGAAACCTTCCATGATGGCCACGGCCATTGGCAGCCTTCCTTACACGGATCCGCAGGAGGCCTGCGGCATGACCCTGCGTTATCTCAGGGAGGCACCGGCCTGGCCTCAGCTGCCGCGGCGCGATTTCAGGGAGAACATGTACGCTCAATACAGCGAAGGCCTCCCCGGCGTCGTGGTCGACACGGAGAGGCGGAAGGTGTTCTGCGACACGTCCGGCGACCTGCTGCCTGGCATCGAGGAGGTTTACCGCGCCTACCTCGAGGGAGACCTGGACCCCTTCAGGGTGTCGGAGGAGTACGCAGCAGGGCTGTACGCCATGGCGGAGATGCTCAAGCGGGAGGGGAAGGTGTATCCCCTGCTCAAAGGGCAGGTCACCGGCCCCATCAGTTTCGGCCTCACGGTGATGGACGAGAACAACCGGCCTATCCTCTACAACGATGAGCTCGCAGGGGCCATGGTCAAGCTCCTGAACCTCAAAGCGAGGTGGATGGAGAGTTTTCTGAGGGAGACCGGGGCTTCGGAAGAGGTGCTCATCTTCTTCGATGAGCCCTACCTGGTCTCCGTGGGTTCGGCGCTGGTCAGCGTGGGCCCGGAGCGGGTCGTGGACTCCCTGCGGCAGTGCGCGGAGGGGCTGACCTGCCTCACCGGCACGCATTGCTGCGGCAACACCGACTGGAGCCTGCTCTTCCAGGCCGGCCTGCGGGTGGTCAACTTCGACGCCTACAGCTACATGGAGAGTCTGGCCCTGTACCCCGGGGAAGTGGCCGCCTTCCTGGAGGGTGGAGGCGTGCTGGCCTGGGGCCTGGCAGTGAACAACCAGGAGATCGACGGGGAGGACGGGGAGAGCCTCGCCCGCCGTTTCGAGGCGGGCGTTGGGCTGCTGGTATCAAGGGGAGTCCCGCGCGACCTCCTGCTGGAAAGGGCCATGTTCACACCCGCCTGCGGCCTGGACGGCGTGACCCCGGCGCAGGCGGAGAGGGCGTATAGCCTGACCGCGCAGCTCTCTGAGAGGTTGCGGGGATGA
- the lipA gene encoding lipoyl synthase, whose product MGDAERRAGSRRQPHNDVRMPRWLHRPIHAGRNLHEVDGILREKGLHTVCESAKCPNRMECFSNRTATFMLLGEVCTRDCAFCSVAKGVPGEVDAGEPQRVAEAAASMGLRHVVMTSVTRDDLPDGGAGHFAAAVREVRRRLPGASVEVLTPDFRGDLEALKVVLAEGPDVFNHNLETVEELYPRVRPQADYGASLELLREAKRIAPASNTKSGIMVGLGETRHQLGRLLRDLADAGCDMLTIGQYLRPSNGQVRVDRFLSPLEFDELGAEAAGAGIGQVASGPFVRSSYRARELLKK is encoded by the coding sequence TTGGGAGACGCGGAACGCAGGGCCGGTAGCCGCAGGCAGCCGCATAACGATGTCCGTATGCCGCGCTGGCTGCACCGCCCGATCCATGCCGGCAGGAACCTGCACGAGGTGGACGGTATCCTGAGGGAAAAGGGGCTGCATACCGTGTGCGAGAGCGCGAAATGCCCCAACCGCATGGAATGCTTCTCCAACCGCACCGCCACCTTCATGCTCCTTGGCGAGGTGTGCACGCGTGACTGCGCCTTCTGTTCGGTGGCCAAGGGCGTGCCGGGCGAGGTCGACGCCGGGGAACCGCAGCGGGTGGCCGAGGCGGCAGCTTCCATGGGCCTGCGCCACGTGGTGATGACCAGCGTGACCAGGGACGACCTTCCGGACGGGGGCGCCGGCCACTTCGCCGCCGCCGTGCGCGAGGTAAGGCGGCGCCTTCCCGGGGCTTCGGTGGAGGTGCTGACCCCCGATTTCCGAGGCGATCTCGAAGCCCTGAAGGTGGTGCTGGCCGAAGGGCCGGACGTCTTCAACCACAACCTGGAGACGGTGGAAGAGCTGTACCCACGTGTCCGGCCCCAGGCAGACTACGGCGCTTCGCTGGAACTGCTGCGGGAGGCGAAGCGCATCGCGCCCGCGAGCAACACCAAGAGCGGGATAATGGTAGGGCTGGGGGAAACGCGGCACCAGCTCGGCCGCCTCCTTCGCGACCTGGCGGACGCCGGCTGTGATATGCTCACCATCGGGCAGTACCTGCGTCCCTCAAACGGGCAGGTAAGGGTGGACCGGTTTCTCTCCCCGCTGGAATTCGATGAACTGGGCGCCGAAGCGGCCGGGGCGGGGATAGGCCAGGTCGCCTCCGGACCTTTCGTGCGCAGCTCGTATCGTGCGAGAGAGCTCTTGAAAAAGTAG
- a CDS encoding dihydropteroate synthase, giving the protein MLIIGEKVNVMMKAIGAAIKDRDKKPIQEMALLQAEGGANWLDINLGPATKEGPEKMRFVVEAVQEVTNLPLALDTMNIDAMKAGLEVVKGEVMINSISSGPERIEKLMPMAVEHNAWVVGLTLNAQGNVPRDADERVEVAYNILMAAQEYGIPMEKILIDPIVLPISVTQDQTHALVDSMDMLQGVFAEFDPPPGTVVGLSNVSNGVPDEALCSLINRTLLAVLMAKGLTAAIVDPNDEELMGIMNKNEEYQIVEKIVKGEAVDESDPLTIKLLKTWKVLTEETLYAHSYLEL; this is encoded by the coding sequence ATGCTGATCATCGGCGAGAAGGTCAACGTGATGATGAAGGCCATCGGGGCCGCTATCAAGGACCGCGACAAGAAACCCATCCAGGAGATGGCCCTGCTGCAGGCCGAGGGTGGGGCCAATTGGCTGGACATAAACCTGGGTCCTGCCACCAAGGAAGGCCCCGAGAAGATGCGGTTCGTGGTAGAGGCGGTGCAGGAGGTCACCAACCTGCCCCTGGCCCTGGACACCATGAACATCGATGCCATGAAGGCCGGCCTTGAGGTGGTCAAGGGAGAAGTGATGATCAACTCCATCTCCTCCGGGCCCGAGCGCATCGAGAAACTGATGCCCATGGCCGTCGAGCACAACGCCTGGGTGGTCGGACTGACCCTCAACGCCCAGGGCAATGTGCCCCGCGACGCCGATGAGAGGGTGGAGGTGGCCTATAACATCCTCATGGCCGCGCAGGAGTACGGCATCCCCATGGAGAAGATCCTCATCGACCCCATCGTCCTCCCCATCAGCGTGACCCAGGACCAGACGCATGCGCTGGTCGATTCCATGGACATGCTGCAGGGCGTGTTCGCGGAGTTCGACCCGCCTCCGGGCACGGTGGTAGGGCTCTCCAACGTCTCCAACGGCGTGCCTGACGAGGCCCTGTGCAGCCTTATCAACCGCACCCTCCTCGCGGTGCTCATGGCCAAGGGACTGACGGCGGCCATCGTCGATCCCAATGACGAAGAGCTCATGGGTATCATGAACAAGAACGAGGAGTACCAGATCGTCGAGAAGATCGTGAAGGGGGAAGCGGTGGACGAGAGCGATCCCCTCACCATCAAGCTGCTCAAGACATGGAAAGTGCTCACGGAGGAGACCCTGTACGCGCATTCATATCTGGAGCTGTAG
- the nuoE gene encoding NADH-quinone oxidoreductase subunit NuoE, producing the protein MNDAACECSKRFADPDDLAPLQVILERYSGEKGALIPMLQDAQEAYGYLDEKVMRALARGAGYQLSQVYGVATFYTQFRLEPIGEHLIRVCHGTACHVAGAELISEEIANLLGIKDGQTTPDMKFTVESVMCVGACSLSPIMIVDEDTHGKLKPANIRRVLKKYRGDGGEAEE; encoded by the coding sequence ATGAACGACGCAGCCTGTGAGTGCAGCAAACGCTTCGCGGACCCGGACGACCTGGCCCCCCTGCAGGTCATCCTGGAGAGGTACAGCGGGGAGAAGGGCGCGCTCATCCCCATGCTCCAGGACGCGCAGGAGGCCTACGGCTACCTGGACGAAAAGGTGATGCGGGCCCTGGCCAGGGGGGCGGGATACCAGTTGAGCCAGGTCTATGGCGTGGCAACCTTCTACACCCAGTTCAGGTTGGAGCCCATCGGCGAGCACCTCATCCGCGTCTGTCACGGCACGGCATGCCACGTGGCGGGAGCGGAGCTGATCTCGGAAGAGATCGCCAACCTCCTGGGCATCAAGGACGGCCAGACCACCCCGGACATGAAGTTCACGGTGGAGTCGGTGATGTGCGTGGGGGCCTGTTCCCTGTCGCCCATCATGATCGTGGACGAGGACACCCACGGCAAGCTGAAGCCGGCCAATATCCGCAGGGTGCTCAAGAAGTACCGGGGCGATGGCGGGGAGGCGGAAGAATGA
- the nuoF gene encoding NADH-quinone oxidoreductase subunit NuoF has translation MSAGGKTKLVLGYGTCGIAAGAAAVKEALENELATGKYQAYLDIAGCMGVCFREPVVEVTTPEGLSIVYGDLTAKRVPQMLEAVAGGEVIDDWVVQRSDDAEAAEGDFLSNQHRIVLRNCGNINPESMEEYIAAGGYEAARKALTSMSPEDTIDEVARSGIRGRGGAGFPTGTKWGFARKAAGDQKYLVCNADEGDPGAFMDRSVLEGDPHAVIEGMIIAGYAIGATQAYIYCRAEYPLALKRLEIALAACREWGYLGKGIFGTDWDFDIKIKKGAGAFVCGEETALIASIEGKRGMPRPRPPFPANEGLWGKPTNINNVETLAAIPWIIANGGDRYASVGTEKSKGTKVFCLAGKVRRSGLAEVPMGYTLRQVIFDVGGGVQAGKEFKAVQMGGPSGGCLPASLLDTLVDYDAITATGAIMGSGGMIVADSSTCMVDLARYFLSFTQEESCGKCVPCRIGTKRMLEILTRICGGEGEPDDLERLSTLAADIKAASLCALGGTAPNPVLTTMKYFRNEYEDHIFNKKCTAGVCPALITLRIREDTCTGCGACAKICPVEAIAGEKKEPHSIDPDKCIRCKLCLSRCPEEAIYAE, from the coding sequence ATGAGCGCGGGCGGCAAGACCAAGCTGGTGCTGGGCTACGGCACCTGCGGCATCGCCGCCGGGGCCGCGGCGGTCAAGGAAGCCCTGGAAAACGAGCTGGCAACGGGCAAGTACCAGGCCTACCTGGATATCGCGGGATGCATGGGCGTGTGTTTCCGGGAACCCGTGGTGGAGGTGACCACCCCGGAGGGCCTGTCCATCGTCTACGGGGACCTCACCGCCAAGCGCGTCCCGCAAATGCTCGAGGCGGTGGCGGGGGGCGAGGTCATAGATGACTGGGTGGTGCAGCGCTCGGACGACGCCGAGGCCGCGGAGGGCGATTTCCTCTCCAACCAGCACCGCATAGTACTGCGCAATTGCGGCAACATAAACCCCGAGAGCATGGAGGAGTACATAGCCGCCGGCGGATACGAGGCGGCCCGCAAGGCCTTGACCTCAATGTCCCCGGAGGACACCATCGACGAGGTGGCGAGGTCGGGCATCCGCGGCCGCGGCGGCGCCGGCTTTCCCACCGGCACCAAGTGGGGCTTCGCGCGCAAGGCGGCCGGGGACCAGAAGTACCTGGTATGCAACGCCGACGAGGGCGACCCGGGCGCCTTCATGGACCGCAGCGTGCTCGAGGGCGACCCCCATGCGGTGATCGAGGGCATGATCATCGCCGGATACGCCATCGGGGCCACCCAGGCCTACATCTACTGCCGCGCCGAGTATCCGCTGGCCCTGAAGCGGCTGGAGATCGCACTGGCAGCCTGCCGCGAGTGGGGGTACCTGGGCAAAGGCATCTTCGGCACCGACTGGGATTTCGACATCAAGATCAAAAAGGGTGCCGGCGCCTTCGTGTGCGGCGAAGAGACGGCCCTCATTGCCTCCATCGAGGGCAAGCGGGGCATGCCCCGCCCGCGGCCGCCCTTCCCGGCCAACGAAGGCCTGTGGGGCAAACCCACCAATATCAACAACGTGGAGACCCTGGCGGCCATCCCCTGGATCATCGCCAACGGCGGCGACCGCTACGCCTCCGTGGGCACTGAGAAGAGCAAGGGGACCAAGGTCTTCTGCCTGGCCGGCAAGGTGCGACGCAGCGGCCTGGCCGAGGTCCCCATGGGCTACACCCTGCGCCAGGTCATCTTCGACGTCGGGGGGGGCGTGCAGGCGGGAAAAGAGTTCAAGGCGGTGCAGATGGGAGGGCCCTCGGGGGGGTGCCTTCCCGCCAGCCTCCTGGACACCCTGGTGGACTACGACGCCATCACCGCCACCGGGGCCATCATGGGCTCCGGCGGCATGATCGTGGCCGACTCCTCCACCTGCATGGTGGACCTGGCCCGCTATTTCCTCTCCTTCACCCAGGAGGAGAGCTGCGGCAAGTGCGTGCCGTGCCGCATCGGGACCAAGCGCATGCTGGAGATACTTACGCGTATCTGCGGCGGGGAAGGCGAGCCGGATGACCTGGAGCGTCTGAGCACCCTGGCCGCGGACATCAAGGCCGCCAGCCTGTGCGCCCTGGGCGGCACCGCCCCCAACCCCGTGCTCACCACCATGAAGTACTTCCGCAACGAGTACGAGGACCATATCTTCAACAAGAAATGCACCGCCGGGGTGTGCCCGGCGCTCATCACACTGCGCATCCGGGAGGACACCTGCACCGGGTGCGGCGCCTGCGCCAAGATATGCCCGGTGGAGGCGATTGCGGGGGAGAAGAAAGAGCCCCATTCCATAGATCCCGATAAATGTATTCGCTGCAAGTTATGCCTCTCCCGCTGCCCGGAAGAGGCCATCTACGCGGAATGA
- the fdhF gene encoding formate dehydrogenase subunit alpha, producing MEQVHLSIDGKDIVTTSDRTILEAARENGIRIPSLCYEQRMEPYGACRICLVEVEGARGLLPACYSTVTDGMVVRTATEELVRIRKTILELILSDHPKDCMTCESTGDCELQDLAYEYGVKDARFKGEEHHYEVLTDNPLIERDYDKCILCGRCIRICREVQGVGVYDFVNRGFEGVPGIPYNVGMEKSPCEFCGQCVSTCPTGAITSVLSRGKGRSWQVRKVRTTCAYCGCGCQLDLHVRDGEIVEVSSPVMVGPGQGNLCVKGRYGYPFVHHEDRLTVPLVRKDGELVPSTWEEALGAVAKHIEKAMDGKGPDSVAFLTSARCTNEENYLLQKLARAVVGTNNVDHCARLUHSSTVAGLATAFGSGAMTNSMEDLEKAGCILVIGSNTTEGHPIVGLRIKKAVMQNGCSLIVAEPRHIRLCYYAEQWIQQRPGTDVALLNGMMNVILAEGLADEGFIRERTEGFEEFKKVVEEYAPERAAEICGVDAEDIRRAARTFAGADSAAIVYAMGITQHTTGVDNVLSLANLAMLTGNLGKEGGGVNPLRGQNNVQGACDVGGLPNVITGYQSVSDAAVRDKFEAAWGVGYLPGNPGLTLMEMMDGAHKGDIDVLYIMGENPVISDPDVEHLKEALEKVDFLVVQDIFLTETARYADVVLPAASFAEKEGTFTNTDRRVQRVRKAVEPPGEAREDAWIIAQIASRLGYDMGDVSAPRVMEEIASLTPSYAGISYARLDELGELRWPCPDAGHPGTPILHIGKFTRGKGLFKPVEYRPPAEVADDEFPLVLTTGRLLTHYHTGTMTRRVKALDELAPRNQVWVNPADAERLGIVEGQEVAVQSRRGAIKLEAKVTGKVGEGVVFVPFHFGESPANALTNPALDPVAKIPEFKVAAVRILTGKSMSALEYTTSTM from the coding sequence ATGGAACAGGTACACCTGAGCATCGACGGCAAGGACATCGTGACCACCTCCGACCGCACCATCCTGGAGGCGGCGAGGGAGAACGGCATACGCATCCCCAGCCTCTGCTACGAGCAGCGCATGGAGCCCTACGGGGCGTGCCGCATCTGCCTGGTGGAGGTGGAAGGGGCCAGGGGACTGCTCCCGGCCTGTTATTCAACGGTAACCGACGGTATGGTCGTGCGTACAGCCACCGAGGAGCTGGTGAGGATACGCAAGACCATCCTCGAGCTGATCCTCTCCGACCACCCCAAGGACTGCATGACCTGCGAGAGCACCGGCGACTGCGAGCTGCAGGACCTGGCCTACGAGTACGGCGTCAAGGACGCCCGCTTCAAGGGCGAGGAGCACCACTACGAGGTGCTCACGGACAACCCGCTCATCGAGCGCGACTACGACAAGTGCATCCTGTGCGGCCGCTGCATCCGCATCTGCCGCGAGGTACAGGGCGTGGGAGTGTACGACTTCGTCAACCGCGGCTTCGAGGGAGTGCCCGGGATCCCCTACAACGTGGGGATGGAGAAATCGCCCTGCGAGTTCTGCGGCCAGTGCGTGTCCACCTGTCCCACCGGCGCCATAACCTCCGTTCTCTCCAGGGGCAAGGGACGTTCCTGGCAGGTGCGGAAGGTCAGGACCACCTGCGCCTACTGCGGATGCGGCTGCCAGCTGGACCTGCACGTGCGCGACGGAGAGATCGTCGAGGTATCATCGCCGGTGATGGTGGGACCGGGCCAGGGAAACCTCTGCGTCAAGGGGCGTTACGGCTATCCCTTCGTCCATCACGAGGACCGCCTTACCGTGCCCCTGGTGAGGAAAGACGGGGAGCTCGTCCCCTCCACCTGGGAGGAGGCCCTGGGGGCGGTGGCCAAGCATATCGAAAAGGCCATGGACGGCAAGGGGCCCGACTCCGTGGCCTTCCTGACCTCGGCCCGCTGCACCAACGAGGAGAACTACCTGCTGCAGAAACTGGCCCGCGCGGTGGTCGGCACCAACAACGTAGACCACTGCGCCCGGTTATGACACAGCTCCACCGTCGCCGGTCTGGCGACAGCTTTCGGGAGCGGGGCCATGACCAACTCCATGGAGGACCTGGAGAAAGCGGGTTGCATCCTGGTGATCGGCTCCAACACCACCGAGGGGCACCCCATCGTCGGCCTGCGCATAAAGAAGGCGGTGATGCAGAACGGCTGCAGCCTCATCGTGGCCGAGCCGCGCCACATCCGCCTCTGTTACTATGCCGAGCAGTGGATCCAGCAGAGGCCCGGCACCGACGTGGCCCTTCTCAACGGCATGATGAACGTCATCCTCGCGGAGGGCCTCGCGGACGAAGGATTCATCCGCGAGCGCACCGAGGGTTTCGAGGAGTTCAAGAAGGTGGTGGAGGAGTACGCGCCGGAGCGGGCCGCTGAGATCTGCGGTGTCGATGCCGAGGACATCCGCCGCGCCGCCCGCACTTTCGCCGGCGCCGACAGCGCAGCCATCGTCTACGCCATGGGCATCACCCAACACACCACCGGCGTGGACAACGTGCTAAGCCTGGCCAACCTGGCCATGCTCACGGGCAACCTGGGCAAGGAAGGCGGTGGCGTCAACCCGCTGCGTGGGCAGAACAACGTGCAGGGGGCCTGCGACGTGGGTGGTCTCCCCAACGTCATCACCGGCTACCAGTCCGTCTCCGATGCCGCGGTCAGGGACAAGTTCGAGGCCGCCTGGGGCGTGGGTTACCTACCCGGCAACCCCGGCCTGACGCTGATGGAGATGATGGACGGCGCCCACAAGGGGGACATCGATGTCCTGTATATAATGGGGGAGAACCCGGTCATCTCCGACCCCGACGTGGAGCACCTGAAGGAAGCGCTGGAGAAGGTGGACTTCCTGGTGGTGCAGGATATCTTCCTCACCGAGACCGCCCGCTACGCTGACGTGGTGCTGCCGGCCGCCTCCTTCGCGGAAAAAGAGGGGACCTTCACCAACACCGACCGCCGCGTGCAGAGGGTGCGCAAGGCGGTGGAACCCCCGGGAGAGGCAAGGGAAGACGCATGGATAATCGCCCAGATCGCCTCCCGGCTGGGTTACGACATGGGCGACGTCTCGGCTCCGCGGGTGATGGAGGAGATCGCCTCCCTCACCCCGTCATACGCTGGCATCTCCTACGCCAGGCTGGACGAGCTGGGCGAGCTGAGGTGGCCCTGTCCGGACGCGGGGCACCCCGGGACCCCCATCCTTCATATAGGCAAATTCACCAGGGGCAAAGGCCTCTTCAAGCCCGTGGAGTACAGGCCGCCGGCGGAGGTGGCCGATGACGAGTTTCCGCTGGTGCTGACCACCGGCAGGCTGCTCACCCACTATCACACCGGGACCATGACCCGACGCGTCAAAGCCCTGGACGAGCTGGCGCCGCGCAACCAGGTCTGGGTGAACCCCGCCGACGCCGAGAGGCTCGGGATCGTGGAGGGCCAGGAGGTGGCCGTGCAGTCGCGACGGGGCGCCATCAAGCTCGAGGCAAAAGTGACAGGAAAGGTGGGGGAGGGCGTGGTCTTCGTCCCCTTCCATTTCGGTGAATCGCCCGCCAATGCCCTGACCAATCCCGCCCTGGACCCCGTGGCGAAGATCCCGGAATTCAAGGTGGCGGCGGTGCGTATCCTGACTGGGAAATCCATGTCTGCCCTGGAATACACTACAAGCACGATGTGA
- a CDS encoding long-chain fatty acid--CoA ligase, protein MNLYQNLVRTAEKNPEATALFFGHDTISYGELLARTNRLANGLRGLGVERDSKVAILLRNVPEFVISYYAILALGGTVVPLCYMCLAEEVEKIVCDSMVETLITNFEFDDLVKDLQSSMCSQIGRIIVKDAPELEGVIQYEKVVEGQSDKLDAADRAEDDVAAILYAPTSSKVVRGCMLTHRNLDWNTEAFSRQCDLGSDDVIMAVLPFFAVYGQSCVMNTAIKAGASLVLHESFIPGEVLKALQHEQVTVFFGVPTMFVYILNHPLIYQYDLGSVRLWFTGGAPFPREVMDRWNNELGSRIYEGYGLTEAAPLVAMQPLDGPYKIGSIGVPPEGVELRVIDEEARELAHGEVGELIVRGPNVMKGYYNKPEETEKVLRDGWLHTGDMVYIDEDGFIFIVGRKKDLIIRGGFNIYPREIEEVLTSHPLISEAAVVGIPNKYLGEEVKAYVKQKPGSNLTEEQVLEFCEEKLPYYKTPKFIVFVRSFKKDPSGQILKDLIEEEE, encoded by the coding sequence ATGAATCTATACCAGAATCTCGTGAGGACGGCGGAGAAGAACCCCGAGGCTACAGCCCTTTTCTTCGGGCATGACACCATATCCTACGGGGAACTCCTCGCCCGCACCAACCGCCTGGCCAACGGCCTGCGCGGGCTGGGCGTGGAACGGGACTCCAAGGTGGCGATCCTCCTCCGCAACGTACCCGAGTTCGTCATCTCCTACTATGCCATCCTCGCCCTGGGCGGCACGGTGGTGCCGTTGTGTTACATGTGCCTGGCCGAGGAGGTTGAGAAGATCGTGTGCGATTCTATGGTGGAAACGCTCATCACCAACTTCGAGTTCGACGACCTCGTGAAGGACCTGCAGTCGTCCATGTGCTCGCAGATAGGCCGGATCATCGTCAAGGACGCACCCGAACTCGAGGGCGTGATCCAGTACGAGAAGGTGGTGGAGGGACAGTCCGACAAGCTGGACGCGGCGGACCGCGCCGAGGACGATGTGGCGGCGATTCTCTATGCCCCCACTTCGTCAAAGGTGGTAAGGGGATGCATGCTCACCCACCGCAACCTTGACTGGAACACGGAGGCCTTCTCCAGGCAGTGCGACCTCGGCAGCGACGACGTGATCATGGCGGTGCTCCCCTTCTTCGCGGTCTACGGGCAGAGCTGCGTGATGAACACGGCCATCAAGGCTGGAGCGAGCCTGGTCCTGCACGAGTCCTTCATCCCCGGCGAGGTCCTCAAGGCCTTGCAGCACGAGCAGGTGACGGTCTTCTTCGGGGTACCGACCATGTTCGTATATATCCTCAACCACCCCCTGATCTACCAGTACGACCTGGGTTCGGTACGGCTGTGGTTTACCGGGGGCGCCCCCTTCCCGCGCGAGGTCATGGACCGCTGGAACAACGAGTTGGGATCGAGGATCTACGAGGGATACGGACTCACCGAGGCCGCGCCGCTGGTAGCCATGCAGCCCCTGGACGGGCCATACAAGATCGGCTCCATCGGAGTCCCGCCCGAGGGCGTCGAGCTGAGGGTCATAGACGAGGAGGCCAGGGAACTGGCCCACGGCGAAGTGGGGGAGCTGATAGTGCGCGGCCCCAACGTAATGAAGGGCTATTACAACAAGCCGGAGGAGACGGAGAAGGTCCTGCGCGACGGCTGGCTCCACACCGGCGACATGGTCTATATCGACGAGGACGGCTTCATCTTCATCGTGGGACGCAAGAAGGACCTCATCATCCGCGGAGGCTTCAATATCTATCCCCGTGAGATCGAGGAGGTCCTCACCTCCCATCCCCTCATCTCCGAGGCGGCGGTGGTGGGTATCCCCAACAAGTACCTGGGCGAGGAAGTGAAGGCCTACGTGAAACAGAAGCCGGGGTCCAACCTCACCGAGGAGCAGGTGCTGGAGTTCTGCGAGGAGAAACTCCCTTACTACAAGACGCCCAAGTTCATCGTCTTTGTCAGGTCCTTCAAGAAGGACCCCTCGGGGCAGATCCTGAAAGACCTCATCGAGGAAGAGGAATAG
- a CDS encoding DedA family protein: protein MASVIDRLLDWLMPLFSNWGYPIVFAGVFLESIFLTGWIAPGTTVILIGGFFASQGDLNIYMIWVTSVVAALLGDNVGYFIGRRMGRRVMERYGEKPRPPRGLEASQRFFARYGGVTVLFGRMVSGVDAFIPLTAGTSGMPHWKYMAYDFPGVMLWSGIFCALGYFFGEHWETIDKVIGWLGWGSLAVIAMVVTVFILFRRRSRKREQAGRRDGDARST from the coding sequence ATGGCTTCCGTGATAGACCGGCTGCTGGACTGGCTCATGCCCCTCTTCTCCAACTGGGGCTATCCCATCGTGTTCGCCGGTGTCTTCCTTGAGAGCATCTTCCTCACCGGGTGGATAGCCCCCGGCACGACGGTCATCCTCATCGGTGGCTTCTTTGCCTCCCAGGGTGATCTGAACATCTATATGATCTGGGTGACCAGCGTCGTGGCCGCTCTCCTCGGCGACAACGTGGGCTACTTCATCGGCCGCAGGATGGGCCGCCGGGTGATGGAGCGTTACGGGGAGAAGCCGAGACCGCCGCGGGGACTGGAGGCCAGCCAGCGGTTCTTCGCCCGGTATGGCGGCGTCACCGTCCTCTTCGGTCGCATGGTCTCGGGCGTCGATGCCTTCATACCGCTCACCGCCGGCACCAGCGGCATGCCGCACTGGAAGTACATGGCCTACGATTTCCCGGGGGTGATGCTGTGGTCGGGCATCTTCTGCGCCCTTGGCTATTTCTTCGGGGAGCACTGGGAGACCATCGACAAGGTCATCGGATGGCTGGGCTGGGGTTCCCTGGCGGTCATAGCCATGGTCGTAACGGTCTTCATCCTCTTCAGGCGACGCTCCCGCAAGAGGGAGCAGGCGGGCCGGCGAGACGGAGACGCCCGGTCAACATGA
- a CDS encoding Na+/H+ antiporter subunit E, protein MAGGYTFKGKLLLSIILFAFWVVLTATAVLYDLVLGAVCSAFVAALTVALLGRALDPDITPTVLLRLPWFILRLIWEIIKANYDVAKIIIDPRLPVDPRIVEYHTFLPGDLPRTVFSDSITLTPGTVTVDLDEDVLKVHCLCPYHEEGLSGLEEMVAWLFGVKKDG, encoded by the coding sequence TTGGCTGGAGGCTATACGTTCAAGGGTAAGCTCCTGCTCAGCATCATCCTTTTCGCTTTCTGGGTGGTGCTGACCGCGACGGCGGTCCTATACGACCTCGTCCTGGGGGCGGTCTGCTCGGCCTTCGTGGCCGCCCTTACCGTCGCCCTGCTGGGGAGAGCCCTTGACCCCGACATCACGCCCACGGTACTGCTCCGGCTCCCCTGGTTCATCCTCAGGCTCATCTGGGAGATAATCAAGGCCAACTACGATGTGGCAAAGATAATAATAGATCCCAGGCTGCCCGTGGACCCCAGGATCGTCGAATACCATACCTTCCTGCCCGGCGACCTTCCCCGCACGGTCTTCTCCGATTCCATCACCCTCACTCCCGGCACGGTCACCGTGGACCTCGACGAAGACGTGCTCAAAGTCCACTGCCTCTGCCCCTATCACGAGGAGGGGTTGTCCGGCCTGGAGGAGATGGTGGCATGGCTGTTCGGGGTGAAAAAAGATGGATAG